A portion of the Roseovarius sp. SCSIO 43702 genome contains these proteins:
- the mnmG gene encoding tRNA uridine-5-carboxymethylaminomethyl(34) synthesis enzyme MnmG, producing the protein MFHVKQFDYDVIVVGGGHAGCEAAHAASRMGAKTCLVTLTFESIGVMSCNPAIGGLGKGHLVREIDALDGVMARVADKAGIQFRLLNKRKGPAVQGPRAQTDRRIYRQEMQAEMRNQPLLSIVEGEVSDFVLDRGSVRGVVLVDGSRIISKSVILTTGTFLRGVIHIGDVSRPGGRMGDEPSVQLAHRIDEFALPLGRLKTGTPPRLDGKTIDWTNLELQPGDDDPTMFSFLSDAPTARQVSCGITHTNPRTHEIIEKNLERSAMYSGRIEGVGPRYCPSIEDKIVRFAEKTSHQIFLEPESLSDDVIYPNGISTSLPEDVQESYVRSIVGLENAEITQPGYAIEYDYVDPRALDDRLAVRDVPGLFLAGQINGTTGYEEAAAQGLVAGLNAACMALEQSSVTFSRSDSYIGVMVDDLITRGVSEPYRMFTSRAEFRLSLRADNADQRLTPKGIEIGCVSVQRSEAFGRKLERLTEASERLDALSFTPNELRDAGHQVNLDGKKRTAFDLLALPQFDVDTVISLEPSLGDLDRESLVQLARDAVYAGYTDRQRQDAESVRRDETKMIPSNFDFEGIDGLSNELKSKLCAVRPSNLGQAGRIDGMTPAALTLLHAKLRQYERKRSA; encoded by the coding sequence ATGTTTCACGTGAAACAGTTCGATTATGACGTGATAGTTGTCGGAGGTGGCCATGCCGGCTGCGAAGCAGCTCATGCGGCGAGCCGCATGGGGGCGAAGACCTGCTTGGTCACGCTCACCTTCGAATCAATCGGTGTGATGTCCTGTAATCCGGCCATTGGCGGGCTTGGCAAAGGTCATCTGGTTCGAGAGATCGATGCGCTCGATGGTGTCATGGCGCGAGTCGCGGACAAGGCTGGAATTCAGTTTCGCCTGCTCAACAAGAGAAAGGGTCCCGCTGTCCAGGGACCGCGTGCTCAGACGGATCGTCGGATCTATCGTCAAGAGATGCAGGCGGAGATGCGAAATCAGCCTTTGCTCTCTATTGTAGAAGGTGAAGTAAGTGACTTCGTGCTAGATCGCGGTTCCGTGCGCGGAGTTGTCTTGGTGGATGGATCGCGGATTATCTCGAAGTCCGTGATCTTGACCACCGGCACCTTCCTTCGTGGCGTGATCCATATCGGCGACGTGTCGCGGCCGGGCGGTCGAATGGGTGATGAACCGTCCGTACAGCTCGCGCATCGGATTGACGAGTTTGCGTTGCCGCTTGGTCGGCTGAAGACCGGAACGCCACCTCGCCTTGACGGAAAAACCATCGACTGGACGAATTTGGAACTTCAGCCCGGAGATGATGATCCGACGATGTTCTCGTTTCTCTCGGATGCCCCAACCGCCCGTCAGGTGAGTTGCGGGATCACGCATACGAATCCCAGAACGCACGAAATCATTGAAAAGAACCTGGAACGCTCGGCGATGTATAGCGGGCGCATCGAAGGGGTGGGCCCCAGGTATTGCCCGTCAATCGAGGACAAGATCGTCAGGTTCGCGGAGAAAACCTCGCACCAGATCTTTCTCGAACCCGAGAGCCTCTCGGACGATGTGATCTATCCTAACGGAATTTCGACTTCGCTGCCGGAGGATGTTCAGGAGAGCTATGTCAGGTCCATCGTGGGCTTGGAGAACGCTGAGATAACCCAGCCGGGTTATGCGATCGAGTATGATTACGTTGATCCGCGTGCCCTTGATGACCGGCTCGCGGTGCGGGATGTGCCGGGGCTGTTCCTTGCAGGTCAGATCAACGGCACAACAGGTTATGAGGAAGCGGCGGCACAGGGTCTTGTCGCGGGGTTGAACGCCGCTTGCATGGCGTTGGAGCAGTCGTCCGTGACGTTTTCGCGGTCTGACAGCTATATCGGCGTGATGGTGGATGACCTTATCACGCGGGGCGTTTCGGAGCCCTACCGGATGTTTACGTCCCGTGCCGAATTCCGGTTGTCGTTGCGGGCTGACAATGCCGATCAACGGTTGACGCCGAAAGGCATTGAGATCGGATGTGTCTCGGTGCAGCGGAGTGAGGCGTTCGGGAGAAAGCTGGAGCGGCTTACGGAGGCATCGGAGAGGCTTGACGCGCTATCTTTCACTCCGAACGAACTACGGGATGCGGGGCATCAGGTAAATCTGGATGGGAAGAAGCGCACAGCTTTCGACCTTCTGGCGCTTCCTCAGTTCGACGTGGACACGGTGATTTCCTTGGAGCCGTCGCTTGGCGATCTGGACCGCGAGAGCTTGGTGCAACTGGCGAGAGATGCCGTCTATGCCGGTTATACCGATCGTCAAAGGCAGGACGCCGAGAGTGTTCGAAGGGACGAGACCAAGATGATTCCGAGCAATTTCGATTTTGAGGGCATTGACGGGCTGTCCAATGAGCTGAAATCCAAGCTCTGTGCCGTCCGACCGAGTAATCTGGGTCAGGCGGGTCGAATTGATGGAATGACGCCTGCAGCGCTGACGCTCCTGCACGCGAAGCTTCGCCAGTATGAGAGAAAGCGAAGCGCATGA
- the rsmG gene encoding 16S rRNA (guanine(527)-N(7))-methyltransferase RsmG has protein sequence MMLSEEWEISGDTKEKLAVYAELLRKWNPKINLVSKDTLQSIEDRHFKDSAQLFHLDGRQSGRWVDLGSGGGFPGMIIAILASELDRDRKVTLVESDSRKCAFLRTVSRETSTPVEILNDRVENVPELDAATLSARALAPLDRLLNHCERHLCPSGTALFPKGAEWEKELNAARVKWRFDCEAIRSATNANARILKISGVSRVGQE, from the coding sequence ATGATGTTGTCGGAGGAATGGGAAATTTCCGGCGATACAAAGGAGAAACTTGCTGTTTACGCAGAGCTTCTCAGGAAATGGAATCCCAAGATAAATCTCGTCTCCAAGGACACATTGCAGTCAATCGAAGACCGTCATTTCAAGGATTCTGCGCAACTTTTTCATCTTGACGGGCGTCAATCGGGCCGGTGGGTCGACCTGGGTTCCGGCGGTGGCTTTCCAGGAATGATCATTGCTATCTTGGCGAGTGAACTCGATCGCGACCGAAAGGTTACCCTGGTTGAGAGCGACTCGCGGAAATGTGCTTTTCTGAGGACTGTTTCACGTGAAACATCCACACCCGTCGAGATCCTGAACGATCGGGTCGAGAACGTGCCGGAACTGGACGCGGCTACACTCAGCGCTCGCGCTCTCGCGCCGCTGGACCGGTTGCTTAACCATTGCGAAAGACATTTATGCCCAAGCGGCACGGCTCTTTTCCCGAAAGGTGCCGAATGGGAAAAGGAACTCAATGCGGCACGGGTGAAATGGCGGTTTGACTGCGAAGCCATTAGAAGTGCTACTAATGCAAACGCACGAATTCTCAAGATCTCAGGAGTGTCGCGTGTCGGACAGGAGTAG
- a CDS encoding ParA family protein, translated as MSDRSRPSGARIIAVANQKGGVGKTTTAINLSASIADMGKKVLLVDLDPQGNASTGLGIDAAQRSMSTYDLIFEEAQVDEVVLSTEIEGLSIIPATTDLSSADIELYTKEKRLFLLRDALRATDLDKYGFDYIFIDCPPSLNLLTVNALVAADSVLVPLQSEFFALEGLSQLMLTIREVRETANTALRIEGVVLTMYDARNNLSRQVEADARENLGDLVYRTVIPRNVRLSEAPSFAMPVLKYDSASLGARAYINLAREVVKNSARLAA; from the coding sequence GTGTCGGACAGGAGTAGGCCATCGGGGGCCAGGATTATCGCGGTTGCGAACCAGAAAGGTGGGGTTGGAAAAACCACCACCGCGATCAACCTGAGCGCATCCATAGCGGATATGGGCAAGAAGGTCTTGCTTGTCGATCTGGATCCGCAAGGCAATGCATCGACCGGTCTGGGGATCGACGCGGCGCAGCGCAGCATGTCCACATATGATCTCATCTTCGAGGAGGCCCAGGTCGATGAGGTGGTGTTGTCCACCGAGATAGAAGGCTTGAGCATCATCCCGGCTACGACGGATCTGAGTTCTGCCGATATCGAACTTTATACCAAGGAGAAGCGTCTTTTCCTGCTTCGGGATGCCCTGCGGGCCACGGATCTCGATAAATACGGCTTCGATTACATTTTCATAGATTGTCCACCTTCGTTGAACCTGCTGACTGTCAACGCTCTTGTTGCGGCTGACTCGGTATTGGTGCCGCTGCAAAGTGAATTTTTCGCATTGGAAGGTTTGTCTCAGCTCATGCTCACGATCCGGGAAGTGCGCGAAACCGCGAACACGGCGCTTCGTATCGAGGGTGTCGTTCTTACGATGTACGATGCCAGGAACAACCTTTCGCGGCAGGTCGAGGCCGACGCACGCGAGAATTTGGGCGATCTGGTGTACCGGACGGTGATCCCGCGGAATGTCCGGCTGAGCGAAGCGCCATCTTTCGCTATGCCGGTGTTGAAGTACGATTCGGCGTCGCTTGGTGCGCGCGCCTATATAAACCTGGCGCGGGAAGTCGTGAAAAATTCGGCGCGGCTCGCCGCCTGA
- a CDS encoding ParB/RepB/Spo0J family partition protein, with amino-acid sequence MSEKKTKSRGLGRGLSALMADVGDATDTGQAQKSGAEATAAIELVFPNPDQPRRSFDEEKLDELAESIREKGIIQPLIVRSHPTKANAYEIVAGERRWRAAQRANLHQVPVIIKEFSDTEVLEIAIIENIQRADLNPIDEAAGYVQLMEKFGHTQEQLSRALGKSRSHIANSMRLLQLPPEVRAYVADGRISAGHARALVTADDPKFLAQEVIKKGLSVRQLEKLVKAERSAEGKERKSSSSRSRGDAKDADTRALEADLAANLKMGVAINHKASDETGTVTLSYKSLEQLDALCSLLSAGLPDETR; translated from the coding sequence ATGAGCGAAAAGAAAACGAAATCCAGGGGACTTGGCCGGGGGTTGTCCGCGTTGATGGCGGATGTCGGGGATGCGACGGATACCGGGCAGGCGCAGAAATCGGGAGCGGAGGCTACCGCGGCTATCGAGCTTGTTTTTCCCAATCCAGACCAGCCGCGAAGAAGCTTTGATGAGGAGAAACTCGACGAACTGGCCGAGTCCATTCGCGAGAAAGGCATTATCCAACCCCTTATCGTTCGGTCACATCCGACCAAAGCCAATGCTTACGAAATCGTAGCCGGCGAGCGGCGCTGGCGAGCGGCGCAGCGTGCAAATCTTCATCAAGTACCTGTTATAATTAAAGAATTTTCGGATACGGAAGTCCTCGAGATTGCGATTATCGAGAACATTCAGCGCGCCGACCTGAATCCGATCGACGAAGCCGCAGGATACGTGCAGCTGATGGAGAAATTCGGACACACCCAGGAACAGCTTTCTCGTGCTCTTGGGAAAAGCCGTAGCCACATCGCCAACTCCATGCGCTTGCTTCAGCTTCCGCCGGAGGTTCGGGCATATGTGGCGGACGGCCGGATTTCCGCGGGTCATGCACGCGCGCTCGTTACGGCGGATGATCCGAAATTCCTGGCACAAGAGGTCATCAAGAAGGGCCTTTCTGTTCGACAGCTGGAGAAGCTCGTCAAAGCGGAGCGCTCTGCGGAGGGGAAGGAGAGAAAAAGCTCCAGCTCCAGATCCCGCGGTGATGCCAAGGATGCCGACACTCGTGCCCTGGAAGCGGACCTGGCGGCCAATCTGAAGATGGGCGTGGCGATAAATCACAAGGCATCGGACGAGACGGGCACAGTCACACTCTCCTACAAGTCCCTTGAACAACTCGACGCGCTCTGTTCGCTTCTCAGCGCGGGCCTTCCGGACGAGACCAGATGA
- a CDS encoding YbaN family protein, whose protein sequence is MRALWLILGLICLILGGAGVILPLVPTVPFLLLAAYCFARSSGRLHMWLLSHPRLGPPIRDWQSYGAIRRRAKYLATASIAGVLAISLLLGLKSQIIAIQIVVLTCVLVFIWSRPEGPR, encoded by the coding sequence ATGCGGGCTCTCTGGCTCATCCTCGGGCTGATCTGTCTGATCCTCGGCGGCGCAGGCGTGATCCTGCCACTTGTGCCGACGGTGCCGTTCCTGTTGCTTGCGGCCTATTGTTTCGCGCGATCGTCCGGACGGTTGCACATGTGGCTTCTGTCACATCCCCGCCTTGGTCCACCCATTCGTGACTGGCAGTCATACGGCGCCATCAGACGACGCGCCAAATACCTCGCGACCGCGTCGATCGCGGGCGTTTTGGCGATCTCACTGCTGCTGGGTCTCAAGTCACAGATCATCGCGATTCAGATAGTCGTCCTGACCTGCGTCCTCGTCTTCATCTGGTCTCGTCCGGAAGGCCCGCGCTGA
- the hemW gene encoding radical SAM family heme chaperone HemW: MEDWKNAGFGLYVHWPFCQSKCPYCDFNSHVASHVDQDLWLDAYLAEIERYAKLCPGRLLNSVFFGGGTPSLMEERVVAAILDAAAKHWTIANDLEITLEANPGSVEATRFEGYRNAGVTRVSMGIQALDDHDLRRLGRLHTVDEAMRAFEIARDNFDRVSFDLIYARQDQSLAAWETELSRALSMAVDHLSLYQLTIEPGTVFGERFDRGKLAGLPDEDLSAEMYALTQELCRDAGLAAYEVSNHAAPGAASRHNLIYWRYGDYIGIGPGAHGRLTLSGKRFATIAPREPGSWLKAVKTGSGDEEFAALTQEEQALEYLLMAMRLTEGMDRSRYAALGGDEISPPDIAALEELGMIVTTERKVMATEKGRPVLNSIIRRLAGV; the protein is encoded by the coding sequence ATTGAAGACTGGAAGAACGCCGGCTTCGGCCTCTATGTCCATTGGCCGTTTTGCCAATCGAAATGTCCGTACTGCGACTTTAACAGCCATGTCGCCTCGCACGTGGACCAGGACCTCTGGCTCGATGCCTACTTGGCCGAGATCGAGAGATACGCGAAACTGTGTCCCGGCAGGCTCCTGAATTCGGTATTCTTCGGCGGCGGAACCCCCAGCCTGATGGAAGAGCGAGTCGTTGCGGCAATCCTCGACGCCGCCGCGAAACACTGGACCATTGCCAACGATCTCGAGATCACGCTCGAGGCCAATCCCGGCTCCGTCGAAGCCACCCGCTTCGAAGGCTATCGAAACGCCGGGGTGACGCGGGTCTCCATGGGCATCCAGGCGCTTGACGACCACGATTTGCGACGCTTGGGACGTCTCCATACGGTCGACGAAGCGATGCGCGCTTTCGAGATCGCACGAGATAACTTCGACAGGGTCAGTTTCGATCTGATCTACGCACGTCAGGATCAGTCTCTCGCAGCTTGGGAAACCGAACTTTCCCGCGCGCTCTCGATGGCTGTCGATCACCTCTCCCTCTACCAGTTGACGATTGAGCCGGGCACCGTCTTCGGCGAGCGCTTCGACAGGGGAAAGCTCGCCGGGCTTCCCGATGAAGATCTTTCGGCCGAGATGTACGCGCTGACGCAGGAACTATGTCGTGACGCCGGACTAGCAGCTTACGAGGTGTCGAATCACGCCGCCCCGGGCGCCGCCTCGCGGCACAATCTCATCTACTGGCGCTACGGCGATTACATCGGCATCGGACCCGGCGCGCACGGTAGATTAACTCTTTCTGGCAAAAGATTTGCAACGATCGCTCCCAGAGAACCCGGTTCATGGCTCAAGGCAGTGAAGACCGGATCGGGAGACGAAGAGTTCGCAGCGCTTACGCAGGAGGAACAGGCTCTCGAGTACCTTCTGATGGCCATGAGGTTGACGGAGGGAATGGATCGATCCCGGTATGCCGCGCTGGGCGGTGATGAGATCTCCCCGCCCGATATCGCGGCACTGGAAGAATTGGGTATGATCGTGACGACCGAGCGAAAGGTTATGGCGACCGAGAAAGGCCGCCCCGTCCTCAACTCCATCATCCGACGCTTGGCAGGCGTCTGA
- the rdgB gene encoding RdgB/HAM1 family non-canonical purine NTP pyrophosphatase produces the protein MRKFDEDRLLVATHNRGKLEEIDHLLERFDITIVGAGDLGLEEPEETETSFVGNARIKAHAASKATGLPALADDSGLCVDALDGAPGVYTADWAETPNGRDFSMAMQKVHDRLVSSGDPEPWTARFCCTLVLAWPDGHHEVFEGMIEGRITWPPRGDQGHGYDPIFQPDGYDITFAEMNRWEKNTLSHRGAAFTKLVQGCFD, from the coding sequence ATGCGTAAATTCGACGAAGATCGCCTGCTCGTCGCGACCCATAATCGCGGAAAGCTCGAGGAGATCGATCATCTCCTTGAACGTTTCGATATCACCATCGTTGGCGCGGGTGATCTTGGTCTCGAAGAACCCGAAGAGACCGAAACATCCTTTGTCGGCAACGCGCGGATCAAGGCGCACGCAGCGAGCAAGGCGACTGGCCTTCCTGCCCTCGCCGACGATTCCGGGCTTTGCGTCGATGCACTTGACGGCGCACCCGGCGTCTATACCGCCGATTGGGCCGAAACGCCGAACGGGCGCGACTTCTCGATGGCGATGCAGAAAGTGCACGATCGCCTCGTGTCGTCAGGCGATCCCGAGCCTTGGACAGCACGATTCTGCTGCACGCTCGTTCTTGCATGGCCCGACGGTCATCACGAGGTGTTCGAGGGCATGATCGAGGGTAGGATCACCTGGCCGCCGAGGGGCGATCAGGGCCATGGCTATGACCCCATCTTCCAGCCCGACGGCTACGACATCACCTTTGCCGAGATGAACAGGTGGGAGAAGAACACTCTCAGCCACCGGGGCGCAGCATTCACGAAGCTCGTGCAGGGTTGCTTTGATTGA
- the rph gene encoding ribonuclease PH codes for MRPSGRTLDQMRPVSIETGITKHAEGSCMIRMGDTHVLCTATIEDRVPPFIKGSGLGWVTAEYGMLPRSTTSRMRREATAGKQGGRTVEIQRLIGRSLRAGIDRVALGERQITVDCDVIQADGGTRCASITGGWVALKLAVQKLLKAGEVTTDPLTDPVAAVSCGIYAGQLILDLDYPEDSEAGVDGNFILTASGKLIEAQMSAEGSTFTRKQMDGLLDLAEKGVAELSEIQLAAVDA; via the coding sequence ATGCGACCTTCCGGCCGAACCCTCGATCAGATGCGGCCTGTTTCCATCGAGACAGGTATCACGAAACACGCCGAAGGGTCGTGCATGATCCGGATGGGCGATACCCATGTGCTCTGCACCGCCACGATCGAGGACCGCGTTCCGCCCTTCATCAAGGGGTCCGGTCTTGGATGGGTTACGGCGGAATACGGGATGCTGCCCCGCTCGACCACGAGCCGGATGCGCCGCGAGGCGACCGCAGGCAAGCAGGGCGGCAGAACAGTCGAGATCCAAAGGCTGATCGGCCGTTCCCTGCGCGCCGGCATCGACCGCGTTGCCCTCGGTGAGCGGCAGATCACCGTGGATTGCGACGTGATCCAGGCGGACGGCGGCACGCGCTGCGCATCCATCACCGGCGGCTGGGTCGCGCTGAAGCTCGCCGTTCAGAAACTTCTGAAGGCCGGCGAGGTAACAACCGATCCCCTGACCGATCCCGTGGCCGCGGTATCCTGCGGCATCTACGCGGGCCAGCTCATCCTCGATCTGGATTATCCCGAGGACAGCGAGGCCGGTGTCGACGGAAACTTCATCCTCACCGCATCCGGCAAACTGATCGAGGCGCAAATGTCCGCCGAGGGCTCGACCTTCACGCGCAAGCAGATGGATGGGCTGCTGGATCTGGCGGAGAAAGGCGTGGCTGAACTGTCCGAGATCCAACTGGCGGCGGTAGATGCGTAA
- the hrcA gene encoding heat-inducible transcriptional repressor HrcA, with product MAENGKLLEELNDRSREVFRRVVDSYLLTGEPVGSRTLTREMSEKVSAATIRNVMQDLEYLGLLSSPHISAGRLPTQEGLRIFVDGLLEVGDLGPEDREKIDATVTGNSQDVTDVLDRVGSALSGVTKGASLVLAPKHEAPIKHIEFVSLAHDRALVVLVFADGNVENRIFTPPPGQTPSSMREAANFLNALIEGKTLSDLRSKFSKEISKRRQEIDVLARELVESGLAVWDRDGESPERLIVRGRANLLGADGTEADLERIRELFDDLERKRDIAEFLELADEGEGVRIFIGSENKLFSLSGSSLVVSPYMNADRKIVGAVGVIGPTRLNYGRIVPIVDYTAQLVGKLISDRG from the coding sequence ATGGCGGAGAACGGAAAGCTACTCGAGGAGTTGAACGACAGATCGCGCGAGGTTTTTCGCCGTGTCGTCGACTCGTATCTGCTCACCGGGGAACCGGTTGGCTCCCGCACGCTTACGCGGGAGATGTCGGAGAAGGTGAGCGCGGCGACCATCCGGAACGTGATGCAGGATCTCGAGTATCTCGGCCTGCTGAGTTCTCCGCATATCAGCGCGGGGCGGTTGCCGACCCAGGAAGGCCTCAGGATATTCGTCGACGGATTGCTCGAGGTCGGGGACCTGGGCCCGGAGGATCGCGAGAAGATCGACGCGACTGTCACAGGCAATTCGCAAGATGTGACGGATGTTCTCGATCGTGTCGGGTCGGCACTTTCGGGCGTCACCAAGGGCGCGTCCCTCGTCCTCGCGCCCAAGCATGAGGCGCCTATCAAGCATATCGAGTTCGTGAGCCTTGCACATGATCGTGCGCTGGTGGTTCTCGTCTTCGCCGACGGCAACGTGGAGAACCGCATTTTCACGCCGCCGCCCGGTCAGACGCCGAGCTCCATGCGGGAAGCCGCGAATTTCCTCAACGCGCTCATCGAGGGCAAGACGCTGTCGGATCTTCGCTCGAAGTTCAGCAAGGAGATCTCGAAGCGACGGCAGGAGATCGACGTGCTTGCGCGGGAGCTGGTCGAGAGTGGGCTGGCTGTCTGGGATCGTGATGGAGAATCCCCCGAAAGGCTGATCGTGAGGGGACGGGCGAACCTTCTGGGCGCCGATGGCACCGAGGCCGACCTCGAGCGCATTCGTGAGCTATTCGACGACCTGGAACGGAAGCGGGATATCGCGGAGTTCCTCGAATTGGCGGATGAAGGGGAAGGCGTGCGAATTTTTATTGGCTCCGAGAACAAACTTTTCTCACTTTCGGGTTCCTCTCTGGTGGTGTCTCCATATATGAACGCTGATCGAAAGATCGTCGGCGCGGTCGGGGTCATCGGACCCACGCGGCTCAACTATGGGCGGATCGTGCCGATCGTGGATTATACGGCACAGCTGGTCGGGAAGTTGATTTCCGACCGCGGTTGA
- a CDS encoding nucleotide exchange factor GrpE produces MAEPKNDEFLDDLETAMAEEQEVETAEVSDEEAEIDALRAERDALKDKFMRALADAENVRKRGDKARRDAENYGGAKLARDMLPVYDNLKRAVEAATDEQKDVSKALIEGVELTMRELLSTFSKHGIILVSPQPGDKFDPQLHEAMFEAPVPDTKAGEIIQVSAEGFMLHDRILRPAQVGVSSNRG; encoded by the coding sequence ATGGCAGAGCCCAAGAACGATGAATTTCTGGACGACCTGGAGACGGCGATGGCCGAGGAGCAGGAAGTCGAGACCGCGGAAGTGTCTGACGAGGAAGCGGAAATCGATGCGCTTCGGGCCGAGCGGGACGCATTGAAGGACAAGTTCATGCGGGCGCTGGCGGATGCGGAGAACGTGCGCAAGCGTGGAGACAAGGCGCGCCGCGATGCCGAGAATTACGGCGGCGCGAAACTGGCGCGCGACATGCTTCCGGTTTACGACAACCTCAAACGGGCCGTCGAGGCGGCCACGGATGAGCAGAAGGACGTCTCGAAGGCGTTAATCGAGGGGGTGGAGCTGACCATGCGAGAGCTTCTGAGCACCTTTTCGAAACACGGAATTATCCTTGTTTCTCCGCAGCCTGGTGACAAGTTCGATCCGCAGCTGCACGAAGCGATGTTCGAAGCGCCGGTGCCGGATACCAAGGCCGGGGAGATCATCCAGGTGTCGGCCGAGGGGTTCATGTTGCATGACCGGATCCTGCGTCCCGCGCAGGTTGGAGTGTCCTCCAACAGGGGGTAG